The following proteins come from a genomic window of Pseudomonas sp. MAG733B:
- a CDS encoding PAS domain S-box protein, which yields MSVDRTRADVNDETRFRLLIDAVVDYAIYMIDPAGIISSWNAGARRFKGYEEAEILGHHFSQFYTEDDRRAGLPQRALDTALHEGRFEGEGWRVRKDGTRFWCHVVIDPIRDASGTLLGFAKITRDLTDRKMAEETLKQSEQQFRLLVQSVTDYAIYMLAPDGCVTNWNPGAQRIKGYRPEEVIGQHFSMFYTPEDRAADEPQRTLEIAVRDGRFENKGWRQRKDGTRFFAHVVVDPIWGETGLLLGFAKITRDITEATQAQLALEQTREALFQAQKMQAIGQLSGGIAHDFNNLLTVILGNLEIVRKRMPDDPRIARLLENATQGALRGVSLTQRMLAFARRQELKAEPVEIPALVQGITGLLRSSLGPSVKIETCFLPEPEPVLADVNQLELAVLNLATNARDAMPNGGKIVIGTRTEVVLEQPHPSLAPGRYVCLSVTDTGEGMDTITLASAMDPFFTTKGVGKGTGLGLSMVHGFIEQMGGRFILKSKKEEGTTAELWLPVARAGSVVESVVKEPDVPQVPRLNVLVVDDDNLVLTSTCLLLEDLGHRVSIAESGAQALRLIESEQHFDLVITDMAMPQMNGAQLAQAIRILKPTIPIVLATGYAESLEGFAARLPRLPKPFTQDNLVEIIALAMK from the coding sequence ATGAGCGTGGATCGAACCAGGGCGGACGTGAATGATGAAACGCGCTTTCGTCTGCTGATCGATGCGGTGGTCGACTATGCGATCTACATGATTGATCCCGCGGGCATCATCAGCAGCTGGAACGCTGGCGCCAGGCGTTTCAAGGGCTATGAAGAAGCCGAAATTCTCGGTCATCATTTTTCGCAGTTCTACACCGAAGACGATCGCCGTGCCGGTTTGCCCCAACGGGCGCTGGACACGGCGCTTCATGAAGGACGTTTCGAAGGCGAAGGCTGGCGGGTGCGCAAGGACGGCACGCGCTTCTGGTGCCATGTGGTGATCGACCCAATACGCGACGCGTCGGGCACTTTGCTCGGTTTTGCCAAGATCACCCGCGATCTGACCGATCGCAAGATGGCCGAAGAAACCCTCAAGCAAAGCGAACAGCAATTTCGCCTGTTGGTGCAAAGCGTCACGGATTACGCCATCTACATGCTCGCTCCGGATGGATGCGTGACCAACTGGAATCCCGGGGCGCAGCGCATCAAGGGCTACCGGCCTGAAGAAGTCATCGGCCAGCATTTTTCCATGTTCTACACCCCGGAAGATCGGGCCGCCGACGAGCCACAGCGCACGCTGGAGATTGCGGTACGCGACGGGCGTTTCGAGAACAAAGGCTGGCGTCAACGCAAGGACGGCACGCGTTTTTTTGCCCATGTCGTGGTCGACCCGATCTGGGGCGAAACCGGTTTATTACTCGGCTTCGCCAAGATCACCCGCGATATCACCGAGGCAACCCAAGCGCAGCTGGCCCTTGAGCAAACCCGTGAGGCACTGTTCCAGGCGCAGAAAATGCAGGCCATCGGCCAACTCAGCGGCGGGATTGCCCACGACTTCAACAATCTGCTGACCGTGATCCTCGGCAATCTGGAAATTGTCCGCAAGCGCATGCCGGACGATCCGAGAATCGCCCGCTTACTGGAAAACGCCACCCAAGGCGCCTTGCGCGGTGTGTCCCTGACCCAGCGCATGCTGGCATTTGCCAGACGTCAGGAGCTCAAGGCCGAACCCGTCGAGATTCCGGCTCTGGTGCAAGGCATCACCGGACTATTGCGCAGCTCCCTTGGGCCTTCGGTGAAAATCGAAACCTGCTTTTTACCTGAGCCCGAACCCGTCCTGGCCGACGTCAATCAGCTGGAGTTGGCGGTACTCAACCTGGCAACCAACGCCCGCGATGCGATGCCCAATGGCGGAAAAATCGTTATCGGCACTCGCACCGAAGTCGTTCTTGAGCAGCCACATCCATCCCTGGCACCGGGACGTTATGTCTGTCTGAGCGTGACCGATACCGGGGAGGGCATGGACACGATAACGCTGGCATCGGCGATGGATCCGTTTTTTACCACCAAAGGCGTCGGCAAAGGCACGGGCCTCGGGCTGTCGATGGTGCATGGTTTTATCGAACAGATGGGTGGGCGTTTCATCCTCAAGAGCAAGAAAGAAGAAGGCACCACCGCCGAACTCTGGTTGCCCGTGGCCCGGGCAGGATCGGTGGTCGAATCTGTAGTCAAAGAACCGGACGTACCACAGGTTCCGAGATTGAATGTGCTGGTGGTCGATGATGACAATCTGGTGTTGACCAGCACTTGTCTTCTGCTGGAAGACCTCGGGCATCGTGTCAGCATCGCCGAGTCCGGCGCGCAGGCGTTGCGGTTGATCGAAAGCGAGCAGCACTTCGATCTGGTCATCACCGATATGGCCATGCCACAAATGAATGGCGCGCAACTGGCACAGGCCATTCGAATCTTGAAGCCAACGATACCGATCGTCCTGGCGACCGGTTACGCCGAAAGCCTGGAAGGCTTTGCCGCCAGACTCCCGCGCCTGCCCAAGCCCTTTACTCAAGACAATCTGGTGGAAATCATTGCCTTGGCAATGAAGTGA
- a CDS encoding zeta toxin family protein, which produces MSQAPSYTYTEADVTKAFDDITATLFTDKTADAVPKLLITAGLQGSGKTYLLEKSLLPSGRYANYVRLYLPEYREKHPQYADMIKLGVLHAYTHTENFVRELGAKIFIEVFTRKYNIIMECAFDSIDFAGIGTYAKPAGYQLEAHIVGCNQAFAHLSSIKRALKSLEQKELERFVSLSALEASMSNAQAIILAFETLAKAISGSQLYLYERGLGVLKERTLRGHSTYTQAANGDLTITSTGEPYSYNAYSAIINNHIYAMAERDEMVKECHLALLKAGTYGKQVPDFVFNDLYTYIIKHVYR; this is translated from the coding sequence ATGTCGCAAGCACCGAGTTACACCTACACCGAAGCGGACGTGACCAAAGCGTTCGATGACATCACGGCCACGTTGTTCACTGATAAAACCGCCGACGCCGTACCCAAACTGCTGATCACCGCAGGATTGCAAGGCTCAGGTAAAACCTACCTGCTGGAAAAAAGCCTGCTGCCGTCTGGGCGCTACGCCAATTATGTTCGTCTGTATTTGCCCGAATACCGAGAAAAGCACCCGCAATACGCCGACATGATCAAACTGGGGGTACTGCACGCGTATACCCATACCGAGAACTTTGTCCGGGAGCTCGGCGCAAAAATCTTCATCGAGGTGTTCACACGCAAATACAACATCATCATGGAGTGTGCGTTCGACAGCATCGACTTTGCCGGTATCGGGACTTACGCCAAACCCGCCGGTTATCAACTGGAAGCCCATATCGTGGGCTGCAATCAAGCGTTCGCTCACCTGTCGAGCATCAAAAGGGCGTTGAAAAGCCTGGAGCAAAAAGAGCTCGAACGGTTTGTCAGCCTCTCGGCGCTGGAAGCGAGCATGAGCAACGCCCAAGCGATCATTCTCGCGTTCGAAACGCTTGCCAAGGCCATCAGCGGTTCGCAGCTCTATTTATACGAGCGTGGCCTTGGGGTGTTGAAAGAACGAACCTTGCGCGGCCACAGCACCTACACCCAAGCAGCCAATGGTGATCTCACCATAACTTCCACCGGGGAGCCGTACTCGTACAACGCCTACAGCGCCATCATCAACAACCACATCTACGCCATGGCGGAGCGTGACGAAATGGTCAAGGAATGCCATCTGGCGCTACTGAAAGCCGGAACTTACGGCAAACAGGTTCCCGACTTTGTCTTCAACGACCTGTACACCTACATCATCAAACACGTATATCGTTAA
- a CDS encoding sodium:proton antiporter → MSFIVWVAVLGAVLLTLALTSSYLRWMPVTTSAVCLGLGVAIGPAGLGWLRLDINDATFWMEHLTEVAVLFSLFVCGLKLRLPLKDRKWRVAYGLAGPVMVLTIIGVSLLLHFVFGLAWGPSLLIGAILAPTDPVLASLVQVNDAKDDDPVRFGLSGEAGLNDGIAFPFVILGLLFLQQSPDSSLAWLDDWALKRLLWAVPAGLLIGYCMGRGIGRLILSMRIRNADSTLSPNDYLTFALIALAYVAAESVHGYGFLSVFAAGLGLRRAEVKTTGDSHTPAEHLVQPVVGHQNVEPGAAVHGDVENLEDTQVAAGIMMGDMLSFGSLVERAMEVFLVTLLGVVLVGHWDWRAVAISLVLFCVIRPVSVALVPWGSLLTGPQRLLIGWFGIRGIGSFYYLFYALNHDLPPAVAAVCTDLTLSVVALSILLHGISTQPMLARYERHSRQLTSLPRQ, encoded by the coding sequence CCGGCAGGATTGGGTTGGCTCAGGCTGGACATCAACGACGCGACGTTCTGGATGGAGCACCTGACGGAAGTCGCGGTGCTGTTTTCGCTTTTCGTTTGCGGGCTCAAGCTGCGGTTGCCGCTCAAGGACCGCAAGTGGCGAGTGGCGTACGGGCTCGCGGGGCCAGTGATGGTCCTGACTATCATCGGCGTCAGTTTGTTGCTGCATTTTGTCTTCGGGCTGGCGTGGGGGCCATCGTTGCTGATCGGGGCGATTCTGGCGCCCACCGATCCGGTGCTGGCGTCGCTGGTGCAAGTCAACGATGCCAAGGATGACGACCCTGTCCGTTTTGGCCTCTCCGGTGAGGCCGGGCTCAACGACGGCATTGCCTTCCCGTTTGTCATCCTCGGCTTGTTGTTTCTGCAACAGAGTCCCGATTCTTCCCTTGCCTGGCTCGATGACTGGGCGCTCAAACGCCTGTTGTGGGCCGTGCCCGCCGGTTTGCTGATCGGTTACTGCATGGGCCGCGGAATCGGCCGTTTGATCCTGTCGATGCGCATCCGCAATGCCGACAGCACCCTTTCCCCCAACGACTACCTGACATTCGCCCTGATTGCGCTGGCGTATGTCGCCGCCGAATCAGTTCATGGCTATGGCTTTCTGTCGGTATTCGCTGCCGGTCTGGGGTTGCGCCGGGCGGAGGTCAAAACAACGGGAGATTCGCACACCCCGGCCGAGCACCTGGTGCAGCCAGTGGTCGGTCACCAAAACGTCGAACCCGGCGCCGCCGTACATGGCGATGTGGAAAACCTGGAGGACACCCAGGTCGCTGCCGGAATAATGATGGGCGACATGCTGTCCTTCGGCAGTCTGGTGGAACGGGCCATGGAGGTGTTTCTGGTAACCCTGCTCGGAGTTGTACTGGTTGGCCACTGGGACTGGCGCGCGGTGGCTATATCCCTGGTGCTGTTCTGCGTGATTCGCCCCGTGAGTGTTGCCCTCGTGCCATGGGGGAGTTTGCTGACTGGCCCGCAACGACTGTTGATCGGCTGGTTCGGGATTCGCGGCATCGGTAGCTTTTACTACCTGTTCTACGCCTTGAACCACGACCTGCCCCCAGCGGTGGCCGCCGTATGCACCGACCTTACGCTGTCGGTGGTGGCGCTGAGCATTCTGCTGCACGGCATCAGCACCCAACCGATGCTGGCGCGTTATGAACGACACAGCCGTCAGCTCACTTCATTGCCAAGGCAATGA
- a CDS encoding ATP-dependent DNA helicase: MSYNIAVRALCEFTAKVGDLDLRFTPSPTALEGIVGHRTVASRRSEGYQSEVALEGHYQSLTVKGRADGYDPAQNCLEEVKTYRGDLSKQPDNHRQLHWAQAKIYGWLMCRKLDLEQINLALVYFDIVSEKETCLVESFSAPQLQLFFEQHCARFLRWAEQEMAHREGRNRAAQQLAFPHAGFRPGQRHLAESVFKAVSTGRCLMAQAPTGIGKTVGTLFPMLKALAPQQLDKVFFLTAKTPGRKLALDAAQVILDRADAPPLRVLEMIARDKACEHPDKACHGESCPLAQGFYDRLPAARQAASEQSQLNQSALRQIALDHKVCPYYLSQEMARWADVVVADYNYYFDFSALLFGLAQANNWRVAVLVDEAHNLVERGRQMYSANLDQATLNAVRKTAPEALKKPLQRVNREWNTLHNQQPGAYQAYDKAPEKLLQALSSCSASIGDYLNDHPQGLDSALQNYYFDMLQFSRVAELFDENFLFDISKRDQERKRSLSQLCLRNVVPAGFIGPRLTAARSTVLFSATLSPRHYYADLLGTPANTVCIDVESPFAADQLQVHIVDRISTRFVHRQASVVPIVELIANQFGQRPGNYLAFFSSFDYLQQVAQALAERHPQINLWSQSRGMGEEQRQQFLDQFTESGEGIGFAVLGGAFGEGIDLPGARLIGAFVATLGLAQLNPVNEQLKRRMAAIFGSGYDYTYLFPGVQKVVQAAGRVIRTQQDQGVVMLIDDRFGESKVRQLLPRWWSIESTFSPAYP; the protein is encoded by the coding sequence TTGAGCTACAACATCGCCGTGCGGGCACTGTGTGAGTTCACCGCCAAGGTCGGCGACCTCGACCTGCGTTTCACCCCGTCACCGACTGCCCTGGAAGGCATTGTCGGCCATCGTACGGTCGCCTCGCGGCGCAGCGAAGGCTACCAGAGTGAAGTGGCCCTCGAAGGCCATTACCAAAGCCTGACCGTCAAGGGCAGGGCGGACGGCTACGATCCCGCGCAAAACTGCCTGGAAGAGGTCAAGACCTACCGGGGCGACTTGAGCAAGCAACCGGACAACCACCGACAATTGCACTGGGCCCAGGCGAAAATCTACGGCTGGTTGATGTGCCGCAAACTGGATCTTGAGCAGATCAATTTGGCGCTGGTGTATTTCGACATCGTCAGCGAAAAGGAAACCTGTCTGGTCGAGTCTTTCAGTGCCCCGCAACTGCAATTGTTCTTCGAGCAGCATTGCGCACGGTTCCTGCGCTGGGCCGAGCAGGAAATGGCTCATCGCGAAGGGCGCAACCGGGCGGCGCAACAATTGGCGTTTCCCCACGCCGGCTTTCGGCCAGGGCAGCGTCATCTGGCCGAATCGGTGTTCAAGGCCGTCAGTACCGGCCGGTGCCTGATGGCCCAGGCGCCGACCGGGATCGGCAAGACCGTTGGCACCCTGTTTCCGATGCTCAAGGCCTTGGCGCCACAGCAATTGGACAAGGTGTTCTTCCTCACGGCAAAGACCCCGGGGCGAAAACTGGCACTGGATGCCGCGCAGGTAATCCTTGATCGCGCCGATGCACCGCCCTTGCGGGTTCTGGAAATGATCGCCCGGGACAAGGCTTGCGAGCATCCCGACAAGGCCTGTCACGGCGAATCCTGCCCGTTGGCCCAGGGTTTCTATGATCGCTTGCCGGCAGCGCGCCAGGCTGCCAGTGAACAGAGCCAGCTCAATCAGAGTGCGTTGAGACAAATCGCGCTCGACCACAAGGTGTGCCCGTATTACCTGAGCCAGGAGATGGCCCGTTGGGCCGACGTGGTGGTTGCCGATTACAACTATTACTTCGACTTCAGCGCGCTGCTGTTCGGATTGGCACAGGCCAATAACTGGAGAGTCGCGGTACTGGTGGACGAAGCCCACAACCTGGTGGAGCGCGGTCGTCAGATGTACAGCGCCAACCTCGATCAAGCGACCCTCAATGCTGTCCGAAAAACCGCCCCAGAAGCGTTGAAAAAGCCTCTGCAAAGGGTCAATCGCGAATGGAACACCCTGCACAATCAGCAACCCGGCGCCTATCAGGCTTATGACAAGGCCCCGGAAAAACTGCTCCAGGCGTTGTCATCGTGCAGCGCCAGTATCGGCGACTACCTGAACGATCACCCGCAAGGACTGGACAGCGCACTGCAGAACTATTACTTCGACATGTTGCAATTCAGTCGAGTGGCCGAGCTGTTCGATGAGAACTTTCTGTTCGATATCAGCAAGCGCGATCAGGAGCGCAAACGAAGTCTCTCGCAGCTGTGCTTGCGCAATGTGGTGCCTGCCGGCTTCATCGGGCCGCGCCTGACGGCAGCGCGCAGCACCGTGCTGTTTTCGGCAACGCTCAGCCCGCGCCACTATTACGCCGATCTGTTGGGGACGCCGGCAAACACCGTGTGCATCGACGTCGAATCGCCGTTTGCCGCCGACCAGTTGCAAGTGCACATCGTCGACCGGATCTCTACCCGTTTCGTCCATCGGCAAGCCTCCGTGGTACCGATTGTCGAGCTGATCGCCAACCAGTTCGGCCAACGGCCAGGCAACTATCTGGCGTTTTTCAGCAGCTTCGATTACTTGCAGCAAGTGGCTCAGGCACTGGCCGAACGGCATCCGCAGATCAACCTGTGGTCGCAATCCCGGGGCATGGGAGAAGAGCAACGCCAGCAGTTTCTCGATCAATTCACCGAAAGCGGCGAGGGCATCGGCTTCGCGGTACTGGGCGGGGCGTTTGGCGAAGGCATCGACTTGCCCGGTGCACGATTGATTGGCGCGTTCGTCGCGACCCTGGGGCTGGCACAACTCAACCCGGTCAACGAGCAGCTGAAACGGCGAATGGCCGCGATTTTCGGTTCCGGCTACGACTACACCTACCTGTTTCCCGGCGTACAGAAAGTGGTGCAGGCCGCAGGACGGGTGATCCGTACGCAGCAAGACCAAGGGGTGGTGATGTTGATCGACGACCGGTTTGGCGAGAGCAAAGTCAGGCAATTGCTGCCGCGCTGGTGGTCGATCGAGTCGACGTTTTCTCCCGCATACCCGTAG